A window of Ignavibacterium sp. contains these coding sequences:
- a CDS encoding Gfo/Idh/MocA family oxidoreductase has product MVTDLIKTKKLKWGVVGLGRFVENSFLPAMKSVRKSMVVSLCSRDLNRAKELAQKFGVPNYFNNYDEFLKSDIDVVYVASANAFHYEQVIKAANSGKHIFCEKPLALNSLQAEEMVEAAKKNNVQFAVNYVHHFHPLVLKAKELLKDQKLGKLVSVQVNFNIDFPPDNNFRFKKELSGGGALRDIGTHMIDLLRFFGGEIVEIDGVVDNLIYQSEVDDFASAIVKFEKGGYGYFNVSYNTRKAFNRIDILCHKGAIEIENLIGRKLIGPKLSILLEGEARKSFRRRGNKMVFVLKSLQKSFMRNEKPLVTGEDGLINMKIMEELERKCQSKMK; this is encoded by the coding sequence ATGGTTACAGATTTAATTAAAACGAAAAAGTTAAAATGGGGTGTTGTAGGCCTTGGAAGATTTGTTGAAAATTCTTTTCTTCCGGCAATGAAGTCTGTAAGAAAAAGTATGGTCGTTTCTCTTTGTAGTCGTGACTTGAATCGTGCAAAAGAACTTGCTCAAAAATTCGGTGTACCAAATTACTTTAATAATTATGATGAATTTCTGAAGTCTGATATTGATGTTGTTTATGTTGCTTCGGCAAATGCTTTTCATTATGAACAGGTAATTAAAGCAGCAAACTCAGGTAAGCATATATTTTGTGAAAAACCTCTTGCATTAAATTCGCTTCAGGCGGAAGAGATGGTTGAAGCAGCAAAAAAAAATAATGTTCAATTTGCTGTTAATTATGTTCATCATTTCCATCCATTGGTTTTAAAGGCAAAAGAACTTCTTAAAGATCAAAAGCTTGGCAAGCTTGTTTCCGTTCAGGTCAACTTCAATATTGATTTTCCACCTGATAACAATTTTAGATTCAAGAAAGAACTCAGTGGTGGCGGTGCTTTGCGAGATATCGGAACACATATGATTGATTTGCTTAGATTTTTTGGTGGAGAAATAGTAGAAATTGACGGAGTTGTTGATAATCTTATCTATCAAAGTGAAGTTGACGATTTTGCATCTGCTATAGTGAAGTTTGAAAAAGGTGGCTATGGTTATTTCAATGTTTCTTACAACACAAGAAAAGCATTTAATCGAATAGATATTCTTTGTCATAAAGGTGCAATTGAAATTGAAAATCTTATTGGAAGAAAATTAATTGGACCGAAACTTTCTATTCTGCTTGAAGGTGAAGCAAGAAAAAGTTTCCGCCGAAGAGGAAATAAAATGGTTTTTGTTCTTAAATCGCTTCAAAAATCTTTTATGAGAAATGAAAAACCATTGGTAACAGGAGAAGATGGACTAATCAATATGAAGATTATGGAAGAGCTTGAAAGAAAATGTCAATCAAAGATGAAATAG
- a CDS encoding class II aldolase/adducin family protein has protein sequence MSIKDEIVKVCHLVYQNKFVSAYDGNISVRTDNNSVLITRSGICKGDVTINDILETDFDGNLINGNGKISTENKLHFFIYKNRIDVKAVVHCHPIYATALGLVEGNHLSHYFPEVLLTLGKIPVCKYATPSTEEVTDSIKDFLSDSNAFILQNHGAVTVGACLMDAYYKMEKLEHAAKTIIAAKSIGKPRELTEKNITDLLSISESTYGIKLDINKIL, from the coding sequence ATGTCAATCAAAGATGAAATAGTTAAAGTTTGTCATCTCGTCTATCAGAATAAATTTGTATCAGCTTACGACGGTAACATTTCTGTAAGAACTGATAATAACTCCGTTCTGATTACACGCTCAGGTATTTGTAAAGGAGATGTTACAATTAATGATATTCTCGAAACAGATTTTGATGGAAACTTAATTAATGGTAACGGAAAAATTTCAACGGAGAACAAACTTCATTTCTTCATTTATAAAAACCGTATAGATGTTAAAGCTGTTGTACATTGTCATCCTATCTATGCTACAGCTTTAGGTTTGGTTGAAGGGAATCATCTTTCTCACTACTTTCCTGAAGTGTTATTAACTTTAGGCAAAATACCTGTTTGCAAATATGCAACTCCTTCAACAGAAGAAGTAACGGATTCAATTAAAGATTTTCTTAGTGACTCGAATGCATTCATCCTTCAGAATCATGGTGCTGTAACAGTCGGAGCTTGTTTAATGGACGCATACTATAAAATGGAAAAGCTTGAACACGCTGCAAAAACGATTATCGCTGCAAAATCCATCGGCAAACCCAGAGAACTGACTGAAAAAAATATCACGGATTTACTTTCAATTTCCGAAAGCACATACGGAATTAAATTAGATATTAATAAAATCTTGTAG
- a CDS encoding D-alanine--D-alanine ligase, with amino-acid sequence MHKKLNIILLVGGTSTERYISKLSSKSIYNALKTLGHEVILLDPAYGDNQPTEPGKFFDENDFTETSNSNYIKCFNRKEFDSADLVFIGLHGKWGEDGTVQAILDLKGVKYTGSKTLSSAVTMDKILSKILFDKFNIPTPKWFSFNNSEMSSENVAEKIEKELDYPAIIKPNDQGSTVGLSVCRNKNDVKQALSLARDYSEKILVEEFIPGRELTVGVLGEEALPVLEIKPKHEIYDYECKYTSGMSEYIVPAEIPENISKQLQETSLLAFKYLECEGYARIDFRLSPENKYYLLEINTLPGMTSLSLVPKMAKAVGISFEQLIDRIIQLSL; translated from the coding sequence ATGCATAAAAAACTAAACATAATACTTCTTGTAGGCGGAACATCAACTGAACGATACATTTCAAAGCTATCATCTAAATCAATTTATAATGCGCTTAAAACATTAGGACACGAAGTTATCTTGCTTGATCCTGCTTATGGTGATAATCAACCAACTGAACCCGGAAAATTTTTTGATGAAAATGATTTTACTGAGACTTCAAATTCAAACTATATAAAATGTTTTAACAGAAAGGAATTTGATTCAGCTGATTTAGTATTTATCGGGCTGCATGGTAAATGGGGTGAAGATGGAACTGTTCAGGCAATACTTGATTTGAAAGGAGTGAAATATACCGGTTCAAAAACTCTTTCAAGTGCAGTCACGATGGACAAAATTCTCTCGAAAATTTTATTTGATAAATTTAATATCCCGACACCCAAATGGTTTTCATTCAACAACAGTGAAATGTCATCCGAGAATGTTGCAGAAAAGATTGAGAAAGAATTAGATTATCCGGCAATCATTAAACCGAATGATCAGGGTTCAACAGTCGGCTTATCAGTTTGCAGGAATAAAAATGATGTTAAGCAGGCGCTTTCACTTGCCAGGGATTATTCAGAAAAAATTCTTGTCGAAGAATTTATTCCAGGTAGAGAACTTACTGTTGGTGTATTGGGTGAAGAAGCTTTACCTGTTCTTGAAATAAAACCAAAACATGAAATTTATGATTACGAATGCAAATACACTTCGGGAATGAGTGAATATATTGTCCCTGCTGAAATTCCCGAAAATATTTCTAAACAATTACAGGAAACATCTTTGCTCGCTTTCAAATATCTCGAGTGCGAAGGTTATGCAAGAATTGATTTCCGACTTTCTCCTGAAAATAAATATTATTTATTGGAAATTAATACTCTGCCAGGAATGACTTCACTAAGTCTTGTTCCGAAAATGGCAAAAGCTGTTGGAATATCTTTCGAACAATTAATTGACAGAATAATTCAACTGAGCTTATGA
- a CDS encoding septum formation initiator family protein produces MNKFWADNKFRFFLLLAIVFFATMYLLFNSYGVIKYIRLKSELNELNEKIQKLEQENKNLESEIDSIKKGYPSKIEKIAREKYDMIKPNEKKIEFEEE; encoded by the coding sequence ATGAATAAATTTTGGGCTGATAATAAATTCAGATTCTTTCTGCTGCTCGCAATTGTTTTCTTTGCAACAATGTATTTACTATTTAATAGTTATGGTGTGATTAAATATATCCGACTGAAAAGCGAGCTGAATGAACTTAACGAAAAAATTCAGAAACTTGAGCAGGAAAACAAAAACCTTGAATCTGAAATTGACTCAATCAAAAAAGGTTATCCATCTAAGATTGAAAAGATTGCTCGCGAAAAGTATGATATGATTAAACCGAATGAAAAGAAAATTGAATTTGAAGAAGAATAA
- a CDS encoding replication-associated recombination protein A: MDKKNIPSVPLAERIRPKTISEFVGQSHLLGEGKPIRLMIENDTLSSFILWGPPGTGKTTIAKIIANQTQSEFFSLNAVSSGVKEVRHIIELAEQNKKIGKRTILFIDEIHRFNKAQQDALLHSIESGLLILIGATTENPSFEVIPALRSRARVFVLNELSKDDLLKIIDYALSKDEFLSSLNIESIDKDFLIYLSGGDARILLNILEASVIQEMNKDKIILTKEIFENVVQRKNIIYDKAGEEHYNVTSAFIKSIRGSDPDAALYWLARMLEGGEDPLFIARRLIILASEDIGNASPNALVLAEAAFSAVDKIGMPEARIILAQCVTYLASAPKSNASYLGIEKALEEVRKNPIAQVPLHLRNAPTKLMKEIGYGSDYKYAHDFQNHFVEENYLPDELAGKQFYFPTEQGQEKKIKEWLKSLWKKKKKY, encoded by the coding sequence ATGGATAAAAAAAATATCCCATCCGTACCTTTAGCTGAAAGAATAAGACCTAAAACTATTTCTGAATTTGTTGGACAATCTCATCTGCTTGGTGAAGGTAAACCGATAAGATTGATGATCGAGAATGATACTTTAAGTTCATTCATTTTATGGGGACCGCCTGGCACTGGTAAAACTACAATTGCAAAAATAATCGCCAATCAAACTCAATCGGAGTTCTTTAGTTTAAATGCAGTATCAAGCGGAGTAAAAGAAGTTCGCCACATCATTGAACTTGCCGAACAAAATAAAAAAATTGGTAAACGAACAATTCTTTTCATTGATGAGATACATCGCTTCAACAAAGCACAGCAGGATGCTTTGCTTCATTCAATAGAATCAGGATTGCTGATTCTTATTGGCGCAACTACTGAAAATCCTTCTTTTGAAGTTATTCCGGCTCTTCGTTCAAGAGCGAGAGTTTTTGTGCTGAATGAATTATCAAAAGATGATTTATTGAAAATTATTGATTATGCTTTAAGTAAAGATGAATTTCTCTCATCACTTAATATTGAATCCATTGATAAAGATTTTTTGATTTATTTATCAGGTGGAGATGCGAGAATTTTGTTGAACATTCTTGAAGCATCAGTCATTCAGGAAATGAACAAGGATAAAATTATCCTCACAAAAGAAATTTTTGAAAATGTAGTTCAGAGAAAAAATATAATTTATGATAAAGCCGGAGAAGAGCATTACAATGTTACTTCAGCTTTTATTAAAAGCATTAGAGGCAGCGATCCTGACGCAGCATTATATTGGTTAGCGAGAATGCTCGAAGGTGGGGAAGATCCTTTATTCATAGCAAGACGGTTAATCATTCTTGCTTCCGAAGACATTGGTAATGCATCTCCAAATGCTCTGGTGCTCGCTGAAGCAGCTTTCAGTGCCGTCGATAAAATCGGAATGCCAGAGGCAAGAATCATCTTAGCTCAATGTGTTACTTATCTTGCTTCAGCTCCTAAAAGCAATGCTTCATATCTTGGAATTGAAAAAGCACTTGAAGAGGTAAGAAAAAATCCAATCGCACAAGTTCCATTACATTTAAGAAATGCCCCAACAAAACTGATGAAAGAAATTGGTTATGGTTCTGATTATAAATATGCTCATGATTTTCAGAATCATTTTGTTGAAGAGAATTATCTGCCTGATGAGCTGGCGGGCAAGCAATTTTATTTTCCAACTGAACAAGGTCAGGAAAAGAAAATAAAAGAATGGTTAAAATCCTTGTGGAAAAAGAAAAAGAAGTATTAA
- the dprA gene encoding DNA-processing protein DprA, producing MGKLSFEQLVDLFLLLSVERIGPAKIRSLLSKFRNLHNILDASINELQEVEGISKELSSRIKKISSHKDEMKSFVEKELTKLKKIGGRIITVWDEDYPPLLKKIYDPPLILYLKGNFDERDQYSIAVVGTRSPTNYGKIQAERIVTALAEQGITIVSGLARGIDSIAHKTALKNKSRTIAVVGSGLDVIYPPENKKLFEEISENGVIISEFALGTKPDAVNFPKRNRIISGISLGTLVVETGINGGAMQTARLALDQNREVFAIPGNIGVRQSEGTNLLIQRGEAELITSAEDILTELELKLKPVIGKNIPKPEKDLNMFEEKIYNSLTNEPLHIDKIAELTNLSTSDCLVHLLSLEFKGLVKQLPGKVFGLI from the coding sequence TTGGGTAAACTTTCTTTTGAGCAGTTAGTTGATTTGTTTCTTCTGCTTTCAGTTGAGCGAATTGGTCCCGCCAAAATCAGATCTCTTCTATCAAAGTTCAGAAATCTTCATAATATTCTTGATGCATCAATCAATGAACTTCAGGAAGTTGAAGGCATTAGTAAGGAGCTGAGCTCACGAATAAAAAAGATTTCATCGCATAAAGATGAAATGAAATCTTTTGTTGAAAAAGAATTGACAAAGCTCAAAAAAATTGGAGGTAGAATTATAACCGTTTGGGATGAGGATTATCCCCCTTTGCTTAAAAAAATTTATGATCCGCCATTAATACTTTACCTAAAAGGAAATTTTGATGAAAGAGATCAATACTCAATCGCAGTGGTTGGTACAAGGTCTCCGACTAATTACGGGAAAATCCAGGCTGAAAGAATTGTTACAGCTCTCGCTGAGCAAGGAATTACAATAGTTAGTGGATTAGCGCGGGGAATTGATTCAATTGCTCACAAAACTGCGTTGAAAAACAAAAGTAGAACGATTGCGGTTGTTGGTTCTGGTTTAGATGTTATTTATCCGCCAGAGAATAAAAAATTATTCGAAGAGATATCAGAAAACGGAGTTATTATTTCGGAGTTTGCTCTTGGAACAAAACCAGATGCAGTAAATTTTCCGAAACGAAACAGAATAATTTCAGGAATTTCATTGGGGACTTTGGTAGTTGAAACCGGAATTAACGGTGGTGCAATGCAAACCGCCCGTTTGGCACTCGATCAAAACCGTGAAGTGTTTGCCATCCCAGGTAATATTGGCGTCCGTCAATCTGAAGGAACAAATCTTCTCATTCAAAGAGGTGAAGCTGAACTTATCACTTCTGCCGAGGATATTCTAACAGAATTGGAATTAAAACTAAAACCCGTTATAGGAAAGAATATTCCTAAACCTGAAAAAGATCTAAATATGTTTGAGGAAAAAATATATAACTCATTAACAAACGAACCTCTGCACATAGATAAAATCGCAGAGCTGACAAATCTTTCCACTTCTGATTGTCTTGTGCATTTGCTTTCACTTGAGTTTAAGGGATTAGTAAAACAACTACCAGGTAAAGTATTCGGTTTGATTTAG
- a CDS encoding Wzz/FepE/Etk N-terminal domain-containing protein, whose amino-acid sequence MEKQKLSFDLLDYLLVILKWKKVLIIISIIVLVLSYISIYLFIPPEYDSTSLIIPSQQEQFGGISSFLKNIGNLPIGLGGFSKNDVIDKYKTIIYSRTTLDKIIAEFNLLSDYNLESLENARKVLKDKIKADETPENAFSIKVRAYDPEKSAQINNFIIDELNSKIIELNIQKAKDNRIFLEERYGEIKNNLKQAEDSLNSFQKKFGIFEAEEQTKKTVEEFAKMEAELANKKIELKILEKIYGENAPQVLAHSISVDEFQKSYEKFKSGKEKSQLLLSLKSIPDKSLEYFRLYRNVKIYTAILEFIIPLYEQAKFEEQKEMPVLQVIDKAIPPEKKAYPPRILFSILITLSSVLLVFFILVFKELLKNSTNPKILELKKIIKK is encoded by the coding sequence ATGGAAAAACAAAAATTATCCTTTGATTTGCTTGACTATCTTTTAGTTATTCTAAAATGGAAAAAAGTACTAATTATAATCTCAATTATTGTATTAGTTCTTTCCTATATTTCAATTTATTTATTTATCCCACCTGAATATGATTCCACGTCCCTTATAATACCCTCTCAACAAGAACAATTTGGGGGAATAAGTAGTTTTCTGAAAAATATTGGAAATTTACCTATTGGGCTTGGTGGTTTTTCTAAAAATGACGTAATAGATAAATATAAAACCATAATTTACAGTAGAACCACCCTTGATAAAATTATAGCCGAGTTTAATTTGTTATCTGACTATAATCTAGAAAGTCTTGAAAATGCAAGAAAAGTACTCAAGGATAAAATTAAAGCCGACGAAACACCTGAAAATGCTTTCAGCATAAAAGTTAGAGCTTATGATCCAGAAAAGTCTGCTCAAATAAATAATTTTATTATAGATGAACTCAACAGTAAAATAATTGAACTAAATATCCAAAAAGCAAAAGATAATAGAATCTTTCTTGAAGAAAGATATGGTGAAATTAAAAATAATTTGAAACAAGCTGAGGACTCATTAAATAGTTTTCAAAAGAAATTTGGAATTTTTGAAGCTGAAGAACAAACTAAAAAGACTGTTGAAGAATTTGCAAAAATGGAAGCAGAACTCGCCAATAAAAAAATTGAATTAAAAATTTTAGAAAAAATTTATGGTGAAAATGCTCCTCAGGTTTTGGCACATTCTATTTCAGTTGATGAGTTCCAAAAGAGTTATGAGAAATTCAAATCTGGTAAAGAAAAGAGTCAATTACTGCTCTCATTGAAATCTATTCCAGATAAGTCATTAGAATATTTTCGACTTTACAGAAATGTAAAAATTTATACAGCTATTTTGGAGTTTATAATACCTTTGTATGAGCAGGCTAAATTCGAGGAGCAAAAAGAAATGCCTGTTTTGCAAGTAATTGATAAAGCTATCCCTCCAGAGAAAAAAGCATATCCACCTCGAATATTATTTTCAATTTTAATCACTCTATCATCTGTGCTGCTGGTATTTTTCATTCTTGTGTTTAAAGAATTGTTGAAAAACTCAACCAATCCAAAGATTTTAGAACTGAAAAAGATAATTAAAAAATAA
- a CDS encoding O-antigen ligase family protein → MNQNISIRENKFYIIIGMLYSILPILLISQLLSAEIAFVFLMGIPLIATLIFNFEIIKYLVVTSLFSNLFISGLYLSVYSVFILLLSFLIVHRDISTDLFRTPISKALMIYFFAILPSLFNSSKIFLSLFLMNNFFSFAILIYIVGYVITETKEIKNILTFFTTLTILDSLFIIIKSIGGNLRIFGFSGVVIVDYSALIILFFISKLFFHPENSPLKKVLLSLGILLLIVAMIITQTRNSFLSLFISIVLIMLFLLFNKKTFSDYGKKILIVFFSILIFFAISAIILSSVKPSAFGRFEELGKTFSMEIKSESDFGRSSLFTRLLIWDTALNAFNHHPIIGIGAYSFPFESVRYYTISKILYKEFVESLSVHIGYLAVLTETGLIGLIGFLILLYSIIRMSIKSVKISKTALDKYYSFVLFAFQIYIIISLLLTDAWLWGQCGTLWGLLAGLSVANHKILLKQSS, encoded by the coding sequence ATGAACCAAAACATTTCTATCAGAGAAAATAAATTTTATATAATAATAGGAATGTTATATTCAATTCTGCCGATATTATTGATATCTCAACTCTTATCAGCTGAAATAGCATTTGTTTTTTTAATGGGTATCCCTTTAATAGCAACTTTAATTTTTAATTTCGAAATAATTAAATACCTCGTTGTAACCTCATTATTCAGCAATTTATTTATCAGCGGATTATATTTAAGTGTATATTCAGTTTTTATTCTTCTTCTTAGTTTTTTAATTGTTCACAGAGATATTTCTACCGATCTGTTCAGAACCCCAATTTCAAAAGCATTAATGATTTACTTCTTTGCGATTTTACCTTCATTGTTTAATTCCTCTAAAATATTTCTAAGTCTCTTTTTAATGAATAATTTTTTTTCATTTGCAATTTTAATTTATATAGTTGGTTATGTTATTACTGAAACCAAAGAAATTAAAAATATACTCACTTTTTTTACAACACTTACTATTTTGGATTCACTTTTTATTATTATCAAAAGTATCGGTGGTAATCTCAGAATTTTTGGATTTTCTGGAGTAGTCATTGTTGACTACAGTGCCCTAATAATATTATTCTTTATTTCTAAATTGTTTTTCCATCCTGAAAATTCTCCATTAAAGAAAGTTCTTTTATCACTGGGAATACTACTTTTAATCGTCGCAATGATCATAACCCAAACAAGAAACAGTTTTCTCTCGCTTTTCATATCCATTGTTCTAATAATGCTATTTCTTTTGTTTAACAAGAAAACTTTTTCTGATTATGGCAAAAAGATTTTAATTGTATTTTTTTCTATTTTAATTTTCTTTGCAATTTCAGCCATTATTCTGAGCTCTGTTAAACCATCAGCATTTGGGCGATTTGAGGAATTGGGGAAAACCTTCTCTATGGAAATAAAAAGTGAGTCTGATTTCGGTCGAAGTTCTCTATTCACAAGATTACTTATTTGGGATACCGCGTTAAATGCATTTAATCATCATCCTATAATAGGTATCGGTGCATATTCATTTCCTTTTGAGTCAGTTAGATATTACACAATATCGAAAATTCTTTATAAAGAGTTCGTTGAATCACTCAGTGTACATATTGGTTACTTAGCTGTCTTGACCGAAACTGGTCTAATTGGATTGATCGGATTTCTGATCCTTCTTTATTCAATAATAAGAATGTCCATAAAATCTGTAAAGATATCTAAAACAGCTTTGGACAAATATTATTCATTTGTGCTTTTTGCTTTCCAGATTTATATAATAATTTCATTGTTATTAACTGATGCCTGGCTTTGGGGTCAATGCGGAACGCTTTGGGGCTTATTAGCAGGTTTATCAGTAGCTAACCATAAAATTTTATTAAAGCAGTCGTCTTAA
- a CDS encoding oligosaccharide flippase family protein, whose product MSQDKRNSLWLATQYSTSILISFITLKINLLHFGEAIFGLWILLISFWGLSSILDLGFGTAIVKYTAMALRKNDNDELNNTISTGSLFFLLFGILLIICGFVFGYIIYFSNTSIFNEKLKEKFVIVFLILGASFYFQYLTIFLKSILEGMNNFKIVSILNISSYFFILFQITIIYSLKLDIVYLAFSYLITNIILLSLYFTVIKTKFKFIKINPLEFSSQYFKKMFGFSFNIQIAFFIGALIDPLIKYIIVNFNTSNTVSHYEIARRFAIAISGLFNNSFKNLLPKASGLINLSEYKSFIKGDVLRVAGFSILFSGIFYGIMSLPISVIIELWFGYRESIIIFFLLSLAEIINNFGFALYTFFMGLGKGVYLIFIQTSNIIFLTTFLIIGFLTFNSELGLVGYFISVLIMNILLIFLVKKEAAITIKDYLSGFRLSRLFTLLGVIIVIISLNVFLDVNIYLLTSTLSVLSFLLFFTDIKKFKDEINKTLLLFKSKDYSK is encoded by the coding sequence ATGAGTCAAGATAAAAGAAACTCGCTTTGGCTTGCCACTCAATATTCAACATCTATCCTGATTTCATTCATTACTTTGAAAATTAATCTTTTGCACTTTGGTGAAGCAATTTTCGGATTATGGATTTTGTTGATATCATTCTGGGGATTGAGTTCGATTTTAGATTTAGGCTTTGGAACTGCAATTGTTAAATATACTGCTATGGCTTTAAGAAAGAATGATAATGATGAATTAAACAATACTATTTCGACTGGGAGTTTGTTTTTTCTTTTATTTGGAATTTTGTTAATTATTTGTGGTTTTGTCTTTGGTTATATTATTTATTTTTCAAATACTAGCATATTTAACGAAAAGCTTAAAGAAAAGTTCGTAATAGTATTTCTTATACTAGGAGCATCGTTTTATTTCCAATACCTAACAATCTTTTTAAAATCAATTCTTGAAGGGATGAATAACTTTAAAATAGTAAGCATTCTAAATATATCTTCATATTTTTTTATTTTATTTCAAATAACAATAATATATTCACTCAAACTGGATATCGTTTATCTGGCCTTTTCATATTTGATAACTAATATAATATTACTATCACTGTATTTTACGGTCATTAAAACTAAATTTAAGTTTATAAAAATCAACCCTTTAGAATTTTCCTCCCAATACTTTAAAAAAATGTTTGGTTTTAGCTTTAATATTCAAATAGCTTTTTTTATAGGTGCGTTAATTGACCCTTTGATAAAATATATTATTGTAAATTTTAATACTTCGAATACTGTATCTCACTATGAAATAGCTAGAAGATTTGCAATTGCAATATCAGGTTTATTTAATAACTCGTTTAAAAATCTGCTTCCTAAAGCCAGCGGATTAATTAATTTATCCGAGTATAAAAGTTTTATTAAAGGTGACGTATTAAGAGTTGCCGGATTCTCAATTTTATTTTCTGGCATTTTCTATGGAATTATGTCTTTACCAATTTCAGTAATAATAGAATTATGGTTTGGATATCGTGAAAGCATTATAATCTTTTTTTTGTTAAGTCTGGCTGAAATTATAAATAACTTTGGATTTGCTCTTTACACTTTTTTTATGGGATTAGGTAAAGGTGTATATTTAATTTTTATTCAGACATCAAATATTATTTTCTTAACAACTTTTCTTATTATCGGATTTTTAACTTTTAATTCTGAACTTGGTTTAGTTGGTTATTTTATCTCAGTTTTAATTATGAATATATTATTGATATTTTTAGTTAAAAAAGAAGCTGCCATAACAATAAAAGATTATTTATCGGGTTTCAGATTATCAAGATTATTTACTTTGCTGGGGGTAATTATTGTTATAATTTCTCTTAATGTCTTCCTCGATGTTAATATTTATCTGCTTACTTCTACATTGTCAGTTTTATCATTTTTACTTTTCTTTACAGATATTAAAAAATTTAAGGATGAAATCAATAAAACATTATTGTTATTTAAATCAAAAGATTATTCTAAATAG
- a CDS encoding glycosyltransferase family 2 protein, with product MKSIKHYCYLNQKIILNRLLNISSMKISVVTPSFNQGRFIEQTILSVLEQDYSNFEHIIMDGGSEDNTIDILKKYKHLKWISEKDSGQTSAINKGVALATGEICTWLNSDDYFEKNIFSLIVEFFEQNPSCDLLYGDITYVDQENNLLFRIKGDEINFNSLLHNPDLIRQPSFFWRRDKFFEFGGLDESLNLVMDLDLFLKFFKYGNTFYINRNLSFYRTYPSTKTLSKRKDQAVEIYRVMRRYSERISLDMYWFVIKRYLGLPCFIPTIKKIIRKLSQQSQ from the coding sequence ATGAAATCAATAAAACATTATTGTTATTTAAATCAAAAGATTATTCTAAATAGATTATTAAATATAAGTAGTATGAAAATTTCTGTTGTTACACCATCATTTAACCAGGGAAGATTTATTGAGCAGACAATTCTATCTGTTCTTGAACAAGATTATAGTAATTTCGAACACATTATAATGGATGGCGGCTCTGAAGATAATACAATTGATATTCTAAAAAAATATAAGCATCTGAAATGGATTAGTGAAAAAGATAGCGGGCAGACCAGCGCCATTAATAAAGGAGTTGCTTTGGCTACGGGAGAAATTTGCACTTGGTTAAATTCAGATGATTATTTTGAGAAAAATATTTTTTCTTTGATCGTTGAATTTTTTGAGCAGAATCCATCATGTGATCTACTCTATGGGGATATAACTTATGTTGATCAGGAAAATAACTTGTTATTTAGGATAAAAGGAGATGAAATAAATTTTAATTCACTTCTTCATAATCCGGATTTGATTAGACAACCATCATTTTTCTGGCGCAGAGATAAATTTTTTGAATTTGGTGGGTTGGATGAAAGCTTAAATTTAGTAATGGATTTAGATTTGTTCTTAAAGTTTTTCAAATATGGCAATACCTTTTACATTAATAGAAATCTGAGTTTTTATAGGACTTATCCTTCAACTAAAACGCTTTCAAAAAGAAAAGATCAGGCCGTTGAAATTTATAGGGTAATGAGGAGATATTCTGAAAGAATTTCACTAGATATGTATTGGTTTGTGATTAAAAGATATCTTGGTTTACCATGTTTTATACCAACGATAAAAAAAATTATCAGAAAACTTAGCCAACAATCACAATGA